Proteins encoded within one genomic window of Lysinibacillus louembei:
- a CDS encoding phage tail protein: MADAYIGEIRVFAGNFAPKGWALCNGQLMSIQQNTALFSILGVQYGGDGKTTFALPNLMGAAPMNQGQGAGLTERQVGQIVGAPTVTLLSTQIPAHTHAPAALEGAGTSGNPENQLWSVAVTGRSKVPEPIYDATVNVAMNPQALGLTGGNQPHNNMQPFLVMNYIICLYGEFPSRG; encoded by the coding sequence ATGGCAGATGCATATATTGGTGAAATAAGAGTTTTTGCAGGAAATTTTGCACCAAAAGGCTGGGCATTATGTAATGGTCAATTGATGAGTATTCAGCAAAATACAGCGCTCTTTTCGATATTAGGTGTGCAATATGGAGGAGATGGCAAGACAACCTTTGCGCTACCGAATTTGATGGGGGCTGCTCCAATGAATCAAGGGCAAGGAGCGGGATTAACAGAACGACAGGTTGGTCAAATCGTTGGTGCACCAACTGTGACGCTTTTATCAACACAAATACCTGCACATACACATGCGCCAGCAGCTTTAGAGGGCGCTGGAACATCGGGAAATCCAGAGAATCAATTGTGGTCAGTGGCGGTAACTGGGAGAAGTAAAGTACCAGAACCAATATACGATGCGACAGTAAATGTTGCAATGAACCCACAAGCTTTAGGTTTAACAGGTGGAAATCAGCCGCATAATAATATGCAGCCCTTCTTGGTGATGAATTATATTATTTGTTTATATGGTGAGTTTCCATCTAGAGGGTAA
- a CDS encoding S-layer homology domain-containing protein, protein MISSVNYMPIKEVQAAANGTADGTYDFGGVVGIPNSAEIGFTTFSDKFAISNGFAVDGTQLYKENGVQGEEALLIIKSRWASTCKTFTFKDLGVSLYFQTPKTKLTKFSLVIKDINGDVLGTHEISNHDGIEGYGVITQLSTLLNNGTQFNYTGVANLEIKYQLGTDSNSNLIDSSSLNFENITIANVSTCDTQPPIVSNGVISSSNISTTGVTLGWTKATDNVTAQGDLEYLVYQSSSNNINTVSNIEANGTPLGSGFTKDIATFNVTGLSPSTTYYFNVIVKDAMGNKTAYTMQSVTTAIPASAPTVTTSTPASNITTTEAMVGGNVIADGGAAITERGIVYATTTNPTTSNDKRTTTGSTGAFTANLSGLSPNTTYHYRAYATNSVGTSYGDNQSFTTVALSNNSNLSNLTLSTGVLTPSFASATVGYTVNVATNVESIQVTPTVADSTATVTVDGVTVTSGQASGSIPLNVGSNPITILVTAQNNTTKTYTITVNRAAPTYTIEAIGNQTFTALTAGYPNNTQETKTLTITNTGTGSLTDVAVALSGANANAFEITQPSLASLPSTGSTTFEVKAKDGLATGTYTATVTVNAASLTSVTFTVTQVVNPAPTYTIDEISNQTFTALTAGYTSGSQETKTVPITNTGTGSLSGITVGLSGTNASDFEITQPTLTSLPSTDSTAFTVKAKDGLAEGTYTATVTVNATNLTTPVTFTVTQVVNPVPTYTIDAISNQTFTGLTEGYPNDTQEIKSMTITNTGTGNLANLGVTLSGPNASDFEITQPLVTNLASASNTAFTVKAKNGLAEGTYTATVTVNATNLTTPVTFTVTQIVDPAPTHTIDTINDQTFPVLTEGYTSGTQETKAVPITNTGTGSLLNLDVALSGPNASDFEITQPLVTNLASAGNTTFTVKAKDDLTAGTYTATVTVNATNLTPVTFTVTQVVNPASTYTIDTISDQTFSVLTEGYASNTQEMKSISITNTGTGILSNVDVALSGSNASDFEITQPLITNLLSADSTTFTVKAKDDLAAGTYTATVTVTATNLAPVTFTVTQVVSPASMYTIDPIGNQSFTALIAGYPSNTQETKLLTITNTATGDLANIEVALSGSNANDFTITQPLVTNLTSADSTTFTVKAKDGLAAGTYTATVTVSATNLTPMTFTVTQVINPISVTTPGVPTNVRATAGNGFVTVSFDAPTSNGGDPITGYTVKVYINGVEQPMLAKTGTSSPIVVNGLANGTAYTFKVVATNGVGSSGESLVSNIVTPVAAIAPYPLPGPIQTPSIVNPSTTITKIKVALEVDGVNPLETVMVEIERTKHANGEITDYVALSEADTKQAIEKAKQSGNNIVRIIIPDVHDEVTKVTVEIPKQSLQLLRENRLSLEITTENGRIMTPYSSMDGINDNFYFNLVPVKKESERQIIEERARTERVVRDALQSNDVHVIGRPMVIETNMPSRPVQLTLPLKGVEIPTDTITREAFLKQLAIFIEHSDGEKKVVIPEVVTVAKGTLGLRFTVEKFSTFTIIQVETKEEQNMYHHEAYIKGFPDGTFGPDKNVTRVQVATMIARILGYTGETVDTAPFKDIPSDHYAAGAIAFVKERGIMNGDNGYFRVGENMTRAQMAAVVAKFKQLPIAENVALTFNDTKGHWAQWIIEANRTAGIINGREDGSFAPNEPLTRAQAVAMLNRMFERGPLQGITMPSFPDVKATHWAFGEIEEAARSHTYFIDENRQEIFTK, encoded by the coding sequence ATGATTTCTTCAGTGAACTATATGCCTATTAAAGAAGTGCAGGCTGCTGCGAATGGAACTGCCGATGGTACGTATGATTTTGGTGGAGTTGTTGGAATACCTAACAGTGCGGAGATAGGCTTTACAACTTTTTCGGATAAGTTTGCTATTAGTAATGGTTTTGCAGTGGATGGAACACAACTGTATAAAGAAAATGGTGTGCAAGGAGAAGAGGCTCTTCTCATCATTAAATCAAGGTGGGCCAGCACGTGCAAAACATTCACGTTTAAAGATTTAGGAGTAAGTCTTTATTTTCAGACACCTAAAACGAAATTAACTAAATTTTCTTTGGTCATAAAAGACATAAATGGAGATGTACTTGGAACACATGAAATTTCGAATCACGACGGAATAGAAGGATATGGAGTTATCACTCAATTAAGTACGCTTTTGAATAATGGGACACAATTTAATTACACAGGAGTTGCAAACCTAGAAATTAAATATCAATTAGGAACAGACAGTAATAGTAATCTTATAGATTCAAGTAGTTTAAACTTCGAAAACATCACAATTGCCAATGTAAGTACTTGTGATACGCAACCTCCTATAGTATCAAATGGAGTGATTAGTTCTTCAAATATCAGCACAACAGGTGTCACACTAGGATGGACAAAGGCAACAGACAATGTGACAGCACAAGGCGATTTAGAGTATCTTGTCTATCAATCTAGCAGCAATAATATTAATACGGTTAGCAATATCGAAGCAAATGGAACACCATTAGGAAGCGGGTTTACCAAAGATATCGCTACGTTTAATGTAACGGGCTTATCACCTAGTACGACTTATTATTTTAATGTCATTGTTAAAGATGCAATGGGAAACAAAACTGCCTATACAATGCAGTCAGTGACAACAGCTATTCCTGCTAGTGCGCCAACTGTTACGACAAGCACACCAGCATCGAATATAACAACAACAGAGGCAATGGTTGGTGGAAATGTGATAGCGGATGGAGGGGCAGCGATTACAGAGCGTGGAATCGTCTATGCAACGACTACAAATCCGACGACAAGTAATGATAAAAGAACGACAACAGGATCAACAGGTGCCTTTACTGCTAATCTAAGTGGGTTAAGCCCAAATACAACATACCATTACCGAGCTTATGCAACAAACTCTGTAGGTACGAGCTATGGAGATAATCAATCTTTTACGACAGTAGCGCTAAGTAATAATTCTAATTTAAGCAATTTAACTCTTTCGACAGGAGTGCTGACCCCAAGTTTTGCATCAGCGACAGTAGGTTATACAGTAAATGTTGCTACAAATGTAGAAAGTATTCAGGTTACACCAACAGTAGCTGATAGTACTGCAACAGTAACAGTGGATGGTGTAACTGTAACAAGTGGTCAAGCGAGTGGGAGCATTCCTTTAAATGTTGGATCCAATCCCATCACAATACTTGTAACAGCACAAAATAACACAACAAAAACGTATACGATTACAGTGAATAGAGCAGCACCAACGTACACGATTGAAGCCATAGGAAATCAAACCTTTACGGCACTGACAGCAGGTTATCCAAACAACACACAGGAAACAAAGACATTAACAATTACGAATACAGGAACAGGCAGCTTGACGGATGTAGCAGTAGCATTAAGTGGTGCCAATGCGAATGCGTTTGAAATAACACAACCATCATTGGCAAGTTTACCAAGTACAGGTAGCACCACATTTGAAGTGAAGGCAAAGGACGGCTTAGCGACAGGTACCTATACAGCAACAGTGACGGTCAATGCAGCAAGCCTAACATCGGTAACATTTACTGTGACACAGGTTGTCAACCCAGCCCCAACGTATACAATTGATGAGATTAGCAATCAAACGTTCACGGCACTGACAGCGGGTTATACAAGTGGTTCACAAGAAACAAAAACAGTGCCAATTACGAATACAGGAACAGGCAGCTTGTCGGGTATAACAGTAGGGTTAAGTGGCACCAATGCGAGTGATTTTGAAATTACACAGCCAACGTTGACAAGCTTACCAAGTACAGATAGTACCGCCTTTACAGTGAAGGCAAAGGATGGATTAGCGGAAGGTACGTATACGGCAACAGTAACAGTTAATGCGACAAACCTGACAACACCAGTGACGTTTACTGTGACGCAGGTTGTCAATCCAGTGCCAACGTATACAATTGATGCCATTAGTAATCAAACATTCACTGGCTTAACAGAAGGTTATCCAAATGATACACAAGAAATCAAGTCAATGACGATTACCAATACAGGAACAGGCAATTTGGCGAATCTAGGTGTAACATTAAGCGGTCCTAATGCAAGTGATTTTGAGATTACGCAACCACTAGTGACAAACTTAGCAAGTGCGAGCAATACAGCATTTACAGTGAAAGCAAAGAATGGATTAGCGGAAGGCACCTATACAGCAACGGTAACAGTCAATGCGACAAACCTAACGACGCCAGTGACATTTACCGTGACGCAGATAGTCGATCCAGCTCCAACGCATACAATTGATACGATTAATGACCAAACGTTCCCTGTCTTAACAGAAGGTTATACAAGTGGCACACAAGAAACAAAAGCAGTGCCAATTACAAATACAGGAACAGGCAGTTTGTTGAATCTAGATGTAGCATTAAGCGGTCCTAATGCAAGTGATTTTGAAATTACACAGCCATTAGTGACAAACTTAGCTAGTGCAGGCAACACAACGTTTACCGTGAAAGCGAAGGATGACTTAACAGCAGGAACCTATACAGCAACGGTAACAGTCAATGCAACAAATTTAACACCTGTCACATTTACTGTGACACAGGTGGTCAACCCAGCCTCAACATATACAATCGATACGATTAGTGACCAAACGTTTTCCGTATTGACAGAAGGTTATGCAAGTAACACACAAGAAATGAAGTCAATATCAATCACGAATACGGGAACAGGTATCTTGTCGAATGTAGATGTAGCGTTAAGTGGTAGTAATGCAAGTGATTTTGAAATAACACAACCGTTAATAACAAACTTACTAAGTGCAGACAGTACAACATTTACGGTGAAAGCGAAGGATGATTTAGCGGCAGGCACCTATACAGCTACAGTAACCGTAACAGCAACAAATCTAGCACCAGTGACATTTACAGTAACACAGGTGGTCAGCCCAGCGTCAATGTACACGATTGATCCAATTGGCAATCAAAGCTTCACCGCATTGATAGCAGGTTACCCAAGCAACACACAGGAAACAAAGCTATTAACAATTACCAACACAGCAACAGGTGATTTAGCCAATATAGAGGTAGCATTAAGTGGCAGTAACGCGAATGATTTTACAATTACCCAACCGTTAGTGACAAACTTAACAAGTGCAGATAGTACGACATTTACGGTGAAAGCGAAGGATGGATTAGCAGCAGGCACCTATACAGCCACAGTAACAGTAAGTGCGACGAACCTAACACCCATGACATTTACAGTAACGCAGGTGATTAACCCCATTTCTGTAACTACTCCTGGCGTGCCAACGAATGTGCGAGCAACAGCAGGGAATGGTTTCGTAACTGTAAGCTTTGATGCTCCAACAAGTAATGGGGGCGATCCGATTACTGGATATACAGTTAAAGTGTATATAAATGGAGTAGAGCAGCCGATGTTAGCAAAAACAGGAACATCAAGTCCTATCGTAGTAAATGGTTTAGCGAACGGAACGGCATATACATTTAAAGTAGTCGCAACGAATGGGGTAGGAAGTAGCGGGGAATCCTTGGTATCAAATATAGTGACGCCAGTAGCTGCTATAGCTCCATATCCGCTACCAGGTCCAATCCAAACGCCATCAATAGTTAACCCAAGCACGACAATAACGAAAATCAAAGTGGCATTAGAAGTTGATGGTGTTAACCCACTGGAAACAGTAATGGTAGAAATTGAACGCACAAAACATGCCAACGGTGAAATCACCGACTATGTAGCACTATCAGAAGCTGATACGAAGCAAGCGATAGAAAAAGCGAAACAAAGTGGTAATAACATTGTTCGTATTATTATTCCAGATGTCCATGATGAAGTAACTAAAGTAACGGTAGAAATTCCAAAGCAATCTCTACAATTATTACGTGAAAATAGATTATCATTGGAAATTACTACAGAGAACGGGCGTATCATGACACCTTATAGCTCAATGGATGGTATTAATGATAATTTCTATTTCAATTTAGTACCAGTGAAAAAAGAAAGTGAACGCCAAATTATTGAGGAGCGTGCACGTACAGAGCGTGTAGTACGTGATGCACTTCAAAGTAATGATGTACATGTAATAGGACGTCCGATGGTAATTGAGACGAATATGCCAAGTCGACCTGTACAGCTAACATTGCCATTAAAAGGCGTGGAAATCCCAACAGATACAATTACGCGTGAGGCATTTCTGAAACAACTAGCTATCTTTATTGAACATTCCGATGGGGAGAAAAAAGTGGTCATCCCTGAGGTCGTAACAGTGGCAAAGGGTACGCTAGGGTTACGCTTTACAGTGGAGAAATTCAGTACATTTACAATTATTCAAGTAGAAACTAAAGAAGAGCAGAATATGTATCATCATGAAGCCTACATTAAAGGTTTCCCAGATGGCACATTTGGGCCAGATAAAAATGTGACACGTGTTCAAGTAGCAACAATGATTGCGCGTATTTTAGGCTATACAGGTGAGACGGTAGACACAGCACCATTCAAGGATATTCCAAGCGATCATTATGCAGCAGGCGCTATTGCCTTTGTGAAAGAGCGTGGCATAATGAATGGAGATAATGGGTACTTCCGTGTAGGTGAAAATATGACACGTGCTCAAATGGCAGCTGTCGTTGCGAAGTTTAAGCAACTGCCTATCGCAGAAAATGTTGCACTTACATTTAATGATACGAAAGGTCATTGGGCACAATGGATTATCGAAGCGAATCGCACGGCGGGCATTATCAATGGACGAGAGGATGGTAGTTTCGCACCCAATGAGCCTTTAACACGTGCGCAAGCTGTAGCAATGTTAAACCGTATGTTTGAGCGCGGACCATTACAAGGTATTACAATGCCAAGCTTCCCAGATGTAAAAGCAACACACTGGGCATTTGGTGAAATTGAAGAGGCAGCGAGATCTCACACATATTTTATTGATGAAAATCGTCAGGAGATTTTTACAAAATAA
- a CDS encoding glucose 1-dehydrogenase: MGRLNGKVAIITGAAMGMGASEAKLFAQEGAKVIATDVQIEPLTNLVQEIKDNGGDIIGLQHNVTSEDEWKAVIAEAVKAYGKVDILVNNAGVSSPKTIANMEMDEWNKVMDINLNGCVIGMKYVIPEMQKAGGGSIINISSIGGIVGMAGTSPYTAAKGALRVLSKSAAIEYGKDKIRVNSVHPGIIVTPMTAPTMEEGGALPYYQAYTQLPYFGEPEDVAYGVVFLASDESRFMTGSELVIDGGWTAI; this comes from the coding sequence ATGGGTCGTTTAAATGGAAAAGTAGCAATTATTACTGGGGCAGCAATGGGGATGGGCGCATCTGAGGCAAAATTATTTGCTCAAGAAGGTGCAAAGGTTATCGCCACAGATGTACAAATTGAGCCATTAACAAACTTAGTGCAAGAAATTAAAGACAATGGCGGAGATATTATCGGGCTGCAACATAATGTAACCTCTGAAGACGAGTGGAAAGCAGTCATTGCGGAAGCTGTGAAAGCGTATGGCAAAGTAGATATCCTTGTGAACAATGCTGGGGTTTCCTCACCAAAAACGATTGCCAATATGGAAATGGATGAATGGAATAAAGTGATGGATATTAACCTCAATGGCTGTGTTATTGGGATGAAATATGTCATTCCTGAAATGCAAAAAGCTGGTGGTGGCTCTATCATCAATATTTCTTCTATCGGTGGGATTGTCGGCATGGCTGGTACCAGTCCATATACAGCGGCAAAAGGAGCACTTCGTGTACTATCTAAATCGGCTGCTATTGAGTACGGTAAAGATAAAATTCGTGTGAATTCGGTTCATCCAGGCATTATTGTCACACCAATGACTGCACCGACGATGGAGGAAGGTGGCGCATTGCCTTATTATCAAGCATATACGCAATTGCCATACTTCGGTGAGCCTGAGGATGTTGCCTATGGTGTTGTTTTCCTAGCATCTGATGAATCTCGCTTTATGACAGGCTCAGAGCTAGTCATTGATGGTGGCTGGACAGCTATTTAA
- a CDS encoding TetR/AcrR family transcriptional regulator: MSKKLDPRVIRTRQLLRDALVELIDEQGYEKITVQDITRRATLNRATFYLHYRDKLDLLYQSSEEILQELVGSIRPPFEDRASFDLLRNYNQPHETFMHLFEQIAINSKLYKVYLTEKNIPYFAAGLKEIIIDFVSSGIHFMEPDDQKLTVPRDMAIRFYAAAFLEVVIWWLENDMPYTPKFMATQLMRITIKGPYIENPFL; encoded by the coding sequence ATGTCGAAAAAATTGGACCCTCGCGTCATCAGAACGCGCCAACTATTGAGAGATGCACTGGTGGAATTAATTGATGAACAAGGCTATGAGAAGATTACTGTACAGGATATTACACGACGAGCAACCTTGAACCGTGCGACTTTTTATTTACATTATCGCGATAAGCTAGATTTACTTTATCAAAGCTCAGAGGAGATTTTACAGGAGCTAGTAGGCAGTATTCGGCCACCATTTGAAGATAGGGCGAGTTTTGATTTATTGCGAAATTATAATCAGCCACATGAGACATTTATGCATTTGTTTGAGCAGATTGCTATCAATAGTAAGCTCTATAAGGTCTATCTTACAGAAAAGAATATTCCTTATTTTGCAGCAGGCTTAAAAGAAATTATTATAGATTTTGTTTCAAGTGGGATTCATTTTATGGAGCCGGATGATCAAAAGCTAACAGTGCCACGTGATATGGCTATACGCTTTTATGCAGCAGCCTTTCTAGAAGTAGTTATCTGGTGGTTGGAAAATGATATGCCTTATACCCCTAAATTTATGGCAACCCAATTAATGCGTATTACAATCAAAGGACCTTATATCGAGAACCCATTTCTCTAA
- a CDS encoding ribonuclease H-like domain-containing protein, which translates to MSYENKILQMKKMLGKKTTAETEEKPKFIKPAPPIYKAAWQQAGLTVIDNDFGVLFKREVRYPFDYKHGHYTLGELTMALEAWENANVEHPYALHTDEQIIFWDTETTGLKGTGTHIFLLGFLEQDEDEFVLTQYVLADPANEVAMLFESKLWQRSVTLVSYNGKSFDWPQLETRWTLNRQTLPSLKEQKHIDLLHSSKRLWKNDLEKMKLVQVEEDKLGFKRQGDIPGHLAPIIYFDAVKSGQADTLMKVLQHNEWDLLSLITLYIHQTKLLFTSEQESAVTYTNIGKWYGDLKQQVASEYVLTNVTENYQQSETALAHFYLAFQHKRLGRYTDAVKSFEASVVGISQRQKIQAYEQLSMLHEHQIKKYEAALFYVEKGLQLIEQSDFSTEQKEKHLIKWQKRYERIQNKKQ; encoded by the coding sequence ATGTCTTATGAAAATAAAATACTACAAATGAAAAAAATGCTAGGGAAAAAGACAACAGCTGAAACGGAGGAGAAGCCTAAATTTATCAAACCTGCACCACCGATTTACAAAGCAGCATGGCAGCAGGCTGGCTTAACAGTTATCGACAATGATTTTGGTGTTTTGTTTAAGCGTGAAGTGCGCTATCCATTTGATTATAAGCATGGGCATTATACGCTTGGGGAATTAACGATGGCACTTGAAGCATGGGAAAATGCCAATGTAGAGCACCCATATGCGTTACATACAGACGAACAAATCATTTTTTGGGACACGGAAACAACAGGCTTGAAAGGCACTGGCACACATATTTTTTTGCTAGGCTTTTTAGAGCAGGATGAGGATGAATTTGTGCTGACTCAATATGTGCTAGCCGATCCAGCGAACGAGGTAGCGATGCTGTTTGAATCAAAGCTTTGGCAGCGAAGTGTAACGCTCGTTTCTTATAATGGTAAAAGCTTTGATTGGCCGCAGCTTGAAACGCGCTGGACATTGAATCGTCAAACCTTACCGTCATTGAAAGAGCAAAAACATATCGATTTATTGCATAGCTCTAAGCGTTTGTGGAAAAATGATTTAGAAAAGATGAAGCTTGTACAGGTTGAGGAGGATAAGCTTGGCTTTAAAAGACAAGGAGATATTCCAGGGCATTTAGCGCCAATTATTTATTTCGATGCAGTGAAGAGCGGGCAAGCTGACACGTTAATGAAAGTGCTCCAGCATAATGAATGGGATTTGTTATCGCTCATCACTCTGTATATTCATCAAACGAAGCTGCTATTTACAAGTGAGCAAGAATCAGCTGTTACCTATACAAATATCGGGAAATGGTATGGCGATTTAAAGCAGCAAGTTGCAAGCGAATATGTATTAACGAATGTAACGGAAAACTACCAACAGAGTGAGACGGCATTAGCTCACTTTTATTTAGCCTTCCAGCATAAGCGTCTCGGTCGCTATACCGATGCTGTTAAAAGCTTTGAGGCGTCAGTAGTAGGCATCTCGCAGCGCCAAAAAATACAAGCCTATGAGCAGCTATCCATGCTACATGAGCATCAAATAAAAAAATATGAAGCGGCACTTTTTTATGTGGAAAAGGGGCTTCAGCTTATTGAACAAAGCGACTTTTCGACAGAGCAAAAAGAAAAGCACTTAATAAAATGGCAGAAACGTTATGAACGTATTCAAAATAAAAAACAATAG
- the gpsB gene encoding cell division regulator GpsB: MIRMIKLNSKIILEKEFKKSMKGYSIEQVDQFLDQIMEDYDAFEKQLNELRAENERLKADLENSTRRQATVQTPTPNTNFDILKRLSNLEKHVFGSKLSE, translated from the coding sequence ATGATACGAATGATAAAATTAAACTCAAAAATTATTTTAGAAAAAGAATTTAAAAAGAGCATGAAAGGCTACAGCATCGAGCAAGTTGATCAATTTTTAGACCAAATTATGGAGGACTACGATGCGTTTGAAAAGCAGCTAAATGAGCTACGTGCTGAAAATGAGCGCTTAAAGGCAGACTTAGAAAATAGTACACGCAGACAAGCGACTGTCCAAACACCAACGCCAAATACAAATTTCGATATTTTAAAGCGCTTATCCAATTTAGAAAAGCATGTTTTTGGTAGCAAGCTTTCTGAATAA
- a CDS encoding putative bifunctional diguanylate cyclase/phosphodiesterase has protein sequence MGSENFTQNIINIEPSAYDTSIVKVIFENVEEGIMITNDKRRIVVVNPAFEFVTGYSSKEVIGHTPGILQSGMHDSLFYEKMWAKIEKDGMWQGEIWNRRKTGDIYPEWLTIIAVQGANQHITHYCGIFTDLSERRSVESELKKRTLTDLLTKINNRFAYLERMKALLFTSSTTTTKMRHAVYFLDIDRFKQVNDVFGQAIGDKLLIAVARRIQKLLKNKDILARYGDDEFAITLTNIVHPREAAKFAQQVLHELERPFLIDGQEIFISASIGISLYPLDGVSTEELIQRADKAMYFSRQTGPGHFAFFIEDLEIDAKRVLLLDTELRKAIDNQDFQLYFQPKISLNTKQVIGVEALVRWTNDKLGFISPAEFIPYAEETGLIIPLSEMIIEMACNAFHVLRANGHASVPIAINISSIHFQQHNFLEAVQKILEKNNASAHNFEIEVTERTVLENSSEAVSKFDRLKQLGFTLSIDDFGTGYSSLSYLIRFPFDVLKIDRSFVQHICSSEEKQGIVDAIIQMAHRLNMKVVAEGVESAQQAQLLQEIDCDFAQGFHYGKPMPLGELLQFLAYWEHIQ, from the coding sequence ATGGGTAGTGAAAATTTTACTCAAAACATTATTAATATAGAACCCTCTGCCTACGATACGAGCATAGTAAAAGTCATTTTTGAAAATGTAGAGGAAGGGATTATGATTACAAACGACAAAAGGCGAATTGTTGTTGTAAATCCTGCTTTTGAGTTTGTAACAGGTTATTCAAGTAAAGAAGTCATAGGGCATACACCAGGTATTTTACAATCGGGTATGCACGATAGCTTGTTTTATGAAAAAATGTGGGCAAAAATTGAGAAAGATGGCATGTGGCAAGGTGAAATTTGGAATCGCCGAAAAACTGGCGATATTTACCCAGAATGGTTAACGATTATAGCCGTTCAAGGTGCCAATCAGCATATTACGCATTACTGTGGTATATTTACAGATTTATCTGAGCGCAGAAGTGTTGAAAGTGAGCTGAAAAAGCGGACGCTGACGGATTTATTAACAAAAATAAATAATCGCTTTGCTTATTTAGAGCGAATGAAAGCATTGCTTTTTACAAGCTCTACAACAACTACAAAGATGCGACATGCAGTCTATTTTTTAGATATCGACCGATTCAAGCAAGTGAATGATGTATTTGGACAGGCGATTGGTGATAAACTACTGATTGCGGTAGCAAGACGTATCCAAAAGCTATTAAAAAATAAAGATATTTTAGCGCGCTATGGCGATGATGAGTTTGCCATTACATTAACAAACATTGTACATCCACGTGAAGCTGCAAAATTTGCGCAGCAAGTGCTGCATGAGCTGGAGCGTCCTTTTTTAATTGATGGACAGGAAATTTTCATTTCAGCGAGCATAGGCATTAGCTTATATCCATTAGATGGTGTGTCGACGGAAGAATTAATACAGCGTGCAGACAAGGCAATGTATTTTTCAAGGCAAACAGGTCCAGGCCATTTCGCCTTTTTTATAGAGGATTTAGAAATTGATGCAAAGCGTGTGCTCCTGTTAGATACAGAGCTCCGCAAAGCGATTGACAATCAGGATTTCCAACTATATTTCCAACCGAAAATTTCTTTGAATACGAAGCAAGTAATCGGTGTAGAAGCATTAGTACGCTGGACAAATGATAAACTAGGTTTTATCTCACCAGCGGAGTTTATTCCTTATGCTGAAGAAACAGGTTTAATTATTCCTCTGAGTGAAATGATTATAGAGATGGCATGTAATGCGTTTCATGTATTACGCGCAAATGGTCATGCCAGTGTGCCAATTGCAATCAATATATCAAGCATCCATTTTCAACAGCACAATTTCCTAGAAGCTGTTCAAAAAATATTAGAAAAAAATAACGCTTCAGCACATAATTTTGAAATTGAAGTGACAGAACGAACGGTTTTGGAAAACTCTTCAGAGGCTGTAAGCAAGTTTGATCGCTTGAAGCAATTAGGCTTTACGCTGTCAATTGATGATTTTGGCACAGGCTATTCGTCATTAAGCTATTTAATACGTTTTCCATTCGATGTGCTGAAAATCGATCGCAGCTTTGTGCAGCATATATGCTCATCAGAGGAGAAGCAAGGAATAGTAGATGCTATTATTCAAATGGCACATCGCCTTAACATGAAAGTAGTGGCAGAGGGCGTTGAAAGTGCACAACAAGCACAATTATTACAAGAAATCGACTGTGATTTCGCACAAGGCTTCCATTATGGCAAGCCGATGCCATTAGGCGAATTGCTACAATTTTTAGCCTATTGGGAGCATATACAGTGA